From the Penaeus chinensis breed Huanghai No. 1 chromosome 28, ASM1920278v2, whole genome shotgun sequence genome, one window contains:
- the LOC125040011 gene encoding translation initiation factor IF-2-like: MPRARRPARASSGVRPRGRAASSQGVRPGRGAASGQGVEPGRPAKGSSQGVRPGRRAASGQGVERRPARASSGVRPRGRAASGQGVERRPAKGSSQGVRPGRRAASGQGVEPGRPAKGSSQGVRPGRRAASGQGVEPGRPAKGSSQGVRPGRRAASGQGVERRPAKESSQGVRPGRGAASGQRVEPGRPARASGQGVERRPAKGSSGVRNPKSSPC, from the coding sequence ATGCCACGGGCGCGGCGTCCGGCCAGGGCGTCGAGCGGCGTCCGGCCAAGGGGTCGAGCGGCGTCCAGCCAGGGCGTCCGGCCAGGGCGTGGAGCGGCGTCCGGCCAGGGCGTCGAGCCAGGGCGTCCGGCCAAGGGGTCGAGCCAGGGCGTCCGGCCAGGGCGTCGAGCGGCGTCCGGCCAAGGGGTCGAGCGGCGTCCGGCCAGGGCGTCGAGCGGCGTCCGGCCAAGGGGTCGAGCGGCGTCCGGCCAGGGCGTCGAGCGGCGTCCGGCCAAAGGGTCGAGCCAGGGCGTCCGGCCAGGGCGTCGAGCGGCCTCCGGCCAAGGGGTCGAGCCAGGGCGTCCGGCCAAGGGGTCGAGCCAGGGCGTCCGGCCAGGGCGTCGAGCGGCGTCCGGCCAAGGGGTCGAGCCAGGGCGTCCGGCCAAGGGGTCGAGCCAGGGCGTCCGGCCTGGGCGTCGAGCGGCGTCCGGCCAGGGCGTCGAGCGGCGTCCGGCCAAAGAGTCGAGCCAGGGCGTCCGGCCAGGGCGTGGAGCGGCGTCCGGCCAAAGGGTCGAGCCAGGGCGTCCGGCCAGGGCGTCCGGCCAGGGCGTGGAGCGGCGTCCGGCCAAGGGGTCGAGCGGCGTCCGGAACCCAAAATCTTCACCTTGTTGA